In Vicinamibacteria bacterium, a single genomic region encodes these proteins:
- a CDS encoding ATP-binding protein — protein MVSISAPLPCDLEALVTKPVTIFFEEAQYLEEAGLFLKGVVDRKPGVPILVTGSSSFHLHSRTRESLAGRATRSRPLPFALSEVIFDLGEKPDAFRRRIVEDRFARHVIMGGYPKVWLSENPELVLTDLVEAIILRDASDLFRIGRPDAFRRLLRLAASQAGNRVNLSEWASILGVSRDTVASYLEILESSHVVSVLPPFVGGKRAEATSTPKIFFVDNGIRNRLLHDFKPIEERVDKGALLENWIFTELWRACPTAPTCTSGGARPGRR, from the coding sequence GTGGTGTCGATCAGCGCCCCTCTTCCTTGCGATCTCGAAGCTCTGGTCACCAAACCGGTTACGATCTTCTTCGAAGAAGCCCAATACCTCGAAGAGGCGGGTCTCTTCCTGAAGGGCGTCGTCGACCGGAAGCCGGGGGTTCCGATTCTGGTAACCGGAAGCTCCTCGTTTCACCTGCATTCGCGAACCCGGGAGTCACTGGCGGGGCGAGCCACGCGTTCACGACCTCTTCCTTTCGCGCTGTCCGAGGTGATTTTCGACCTTGGGGAGAAACCGGATGCCTTTCGTCGCCGGATCGTGGAGGATCGGTTCGCCCGTCACGTCATAATGGGCGGCTATCCCAAAGTCTGGTTGAGCGAGAACCCGGAGCTGGTTCTCACCGATCTGGTCGAAGCGATCATCCTTCGCGACGCAAGTGACCTCTTCCGGATCGGGCGGCCCGACGCTTTTCGTCGGCTACTCCGGTTGGCCGCGAGCCAAGCGGGTAACCGGGTGAACTTGTCGGAGTGGGCGTCGATTCTTGGTGTGAGTCGCGACACGGTCGCTTCCTATCTCGAGATTCTCGAGTCAAGCCACGTGGTGTCGGTTTTGCCACCCTTCGTTGGGGGCAAGAGGGCGGAGGCAACGAGCACGCCGAAGATATTTTTCGTCGATAACGGAATCCGCAATCGCCTGCTGCACGATTTCAAGCCCATCGAAGAGCGTGTCGACAAAGGTGCTCTTCTCGAGAATTGGATCTTCACCGAGTTGTGGAGAGCCTGCCCGACGGCGCCAACCTGCACTTCTGGAGGAGCTCGTCCGGGGCGGAGGTAG